A region from the Aquimarina sp. ERC-38 genome encodes:
- a CDS encoding glycogen synthase gives MEVLHISFEFYPLAKTGGLADVVGALPKYLNNLDISTGVILPKYDKSTFQDLKVISQTEGTVLLGTTEYLYTIEEIKDTRFEFPLYIVAIPSLLNRDQMYGYPDDVERFLGFQIAVLQWILTLKDKPQILHCHDHHTGLIPFMKDYCYDFEDLKPLKSIITIHNAQYQGQFGYEYEHYLPYFNEEDKGLLDWDQLINPLATAIKCADRVTTVSPTYMRELQQSAAGLEGLLVHEKNKCIGILNGIDATYWNPKTDSLLKEPYDRRNFISKRKIHKEWLCDTYGFIKELPLFIFIGRLVYEKGVDLLPEVIEKIMPQANLNLLLLGSGDQVIAANLKAAAQKVGTHCQVHIGYDEQLSHLMYAGGDFILMPSRVEPCGLNQMYALRYGTIPVVRRTGGLQDTVVDIGDDGYGICHAQATVTDICEGIRRAVELYSNSKFYRQTQRKAMQIDNSWNHSAKQYKTLYQSLIKYIHD, from the coding sequence ATGGAAGTATTACATATTAGCTTTGAGTTCTATCCTTTAGCAAAAACAGGCGGTCTGGCTGACGTGGTCGGAGCTTTACCAAAATACTTAAACAACCTGGATATCTCGACGGGAGTTATTCTTCCTAAATATGATAAAAGTACTTTTCAGGATTTAAAAGTCATTAGTCAGACAGAAGGTACCGTATTGCTGGGTACAACAGAATACCTATATACTATTGAAGAAATTAAAGATACCCGTTTTGAATTTCCGTTATATATAGTAGCTATACCTTCTTTACTCAATCGAGATCAAATGTACGGATATCCCGATGATGTAGAGCGCTTCCTTGGTTTTCAAATAGCTGTTCTACAGTGGATATTAACATTAAAAGATAAACCACAGATACTTCATTGTCATGATCATCATACCGGGTTGATTCCATTTATGAAAGATTATTGTTATGATTTTGAAGATTTAAAACCATTAAAAAGTATTATTACTATTCATAATGCACAATACCAGGGACAATTTGGGTATGAATATGAACATTACCTCCCTTATTTCAACGAGGAAGATAAAGGCTTACTAGACTGGGATCAACTTATCAATCCATTGGCTACGGCTATAAAATGTGCTGATCGTGTGACTACGGTATCACCTACATACATGAGAGAGCTTCAACAATCGGCAGCAGGGCTAGAAGGTTTATTAGTACATGAAAAGAACAAGTGTATCGGTATTTTAAATGGAATTGATGCTACTTATTGGAACCCTAAAACTGATAGCTTATTAAAAGAGCCATACGACAGAAGAAATTTTATTTCCAAACGCAAAATACATAAAGAGTGGTTGTGTGATACCTATGGATTTATAAAGGAACTCCCGTTATTTATTTTTATCGGAAGGTTAGTTTATGAAAAAGGGGTCGACTTATTACCGGAAGTTATTGAGAAAATAATGCCACAAGCAAATTTAAATTTGTTACTTCTAGGTTCCGGAGATCAAGTTATTGCAGCAAATTTGAAAGCTGCTGCTCAAAAAGTGGGTACGCATTGTCAGGTTCATATTGGATATGACGAACAACTATCTCACCTTATGTATGCAGGAGGGGATTTTATTTTAATGCCATCCCGGGTAGAACCTTGTGGGCTCAATCAGATGTATGCTTTACGTTACGGTACTATCCCTGTTGTAAGGCGAACCGGAGGACTTCAAGATACAGTAGTGGATATTGGAGACGACGGTTACGGTATTTGTCATGCACAAGCTACCGTTACTGATATCTGTGAAGGTATTAGGCGAGCTGTTGAACTTTATAGTAATTCAAAATTCTATCGACAGACCCAACGTAAAGCCATGCAAATAGATAATTCGTGGAATCATTCAGCTAAACAATATAAAACTCTATATCAGTCACTTATAAAATATATTCATGATTAA
- a CDS encoding glucose-1-phosphate adenylyltransferase: MINKKVLAVILGGGQGTRLSPLTDDRSKPAVSIAGKYRLVDIPISNCIHYDIKRMFVLTQFNSASLNRHIKNTYRFSSFSNAFVDILAAEQTPNNKTWFQGTADAVRQSLHHLLNHEFEYVLILSGDQLYRMDLDRFLREHEEKNAEITVATIPVTAEESHAFGILKTDDNLNISSFIEKPPLDKLPGWESEVSPQMKKQDRIYLASMGIYMFNRDLLIDILSNTETIDFGKEILPQSIGKHKIAAYQYEGYWTDIGTIPSFFEANIGLTDPIPDFDLFDTSNSVLTRPRILPPSKIMSTMLNKSMIADGCIINAKEISNSVIGIRSRIGKDTVINDTYMIGGNIYQSLEEMEDDKENNRPCIGVGDRCDISYAIIDKDARIGDNVVIKGGKHLEDKEEDTYVVRDGVIVIRRRAIIHNGTIIS, translated from the coding sequence ATGATTAATAAAAAAGTACTTGCAGTCATACTAGGGGGTGGACAAGGAACCCGTTTATCCCCTCTTACTGATGACAGATCAAAACCGGCGGTTTCTATTGCAGGAAAATACAGACTGGTAGACATTCCTATTTCTAACTGTATTCATTATGATATAAAAAGGATGTTTGTGTTAACCCAGTTTAACTCGGCATCACTTAACCGACATATTAAAAATACGTATCGATTTAGCTCTTTTAGTAATGCTTTTGTAGACATTCTTGCTGCCGAACAAACGCCAAATAACAAAACCTGGTTCCAGGGAACAGCAGATGCGGTTCGGCAATCTTTGCATCACTTATTAAATCATGAATTTGAATATGTGCTGATTCTATCCGGAGATCAGTTGTATCGGATGGACCTCGATCGTTTTTTACGAGAACACGAAGAAAAGAATGCTGAGATCACCGTAGCTACCATACCGGTGACCGCCGAAGAATCCCATGCTTTTGGTATATTAAAGACTGATGATAATTTAAATATTTCATCCTTTATTGAAAAGCCTCCTTTAGATAAATTACCGGGTTGGGAATCCGAGGTAAGTCCGCAAATGAAAAAACAGGACAGAATTTACTTGGCTTCCATGGGGATCTATATGTTTAACAGAGACTTATTAATTGATATCTTATCTAATACGGAAACCATAGATTTTGGGAAAGAAATTTTACCACAATCCATAGGTAAACATAAAATTGCAGCCTATCAGTATGAAGGATACTGGACAGATATTGGTACCATACCCTCCTTTTTTGAAGCTAATATAGGATTAACTGATCCTATTCCTGATTTTGACCTGTTTGACACCAGTAATTCAGTTTTAACCCGACCCAGAATATTACCTCCTTCTAAGATTATGAGTACTATGCTCAACAAAAGTATGATTGCAGACGGATGTATTATCAATGCCAAGGAAATTAGTAATTCAGTGATTGGGATACGATCCAGGATTGGTAAAGATACTGTAATTAATGACACGTATATGATTGGGGGTAATATCTACCAATCTCTTGAAGAAATGGAAGATGATAAAGAAAATAACCGTCCGTGTATCGGAGTAGGGGATCGCTGTGATATATCTTATGCAATTATTGATAAAGATGCACGGATTGGAGATAATGTTGTTATAAAAGGTGGTAAGCATCTTGAAGATAAAGAAGAAGATACCTATGTCGTACGAGATGGCGTAATTGTGATTCGTCGTCGGGCTATTATTCATAACGGAACTATTATTTCTTAA
- the glgB gene encoding 1,4-alpha-glucan branching protein GlgB, producing the protein MADVLPHSLFTDFDIELFKAGKHYRLFDKFGSHLLTRDGQEGTYFSVWAPNAKQVSVTGDFNYWNDQEHLLKVRWDSSGIWEGFIPGIQQGALYKYKIQSQEGTYTEKADPYARRCEHPPSTASVVWKDHYEWKDTDWQQNRGEKNSLTAPFSVYEVHLPSWRKKPGENRSLSYYELADELVAYLKEMEFTHVEFMPVMEFPYDPSWGYQITGYFAPTSRLGYPEELKYLIDQLHQNGIGIILDWVPSHFPEDAHGLGNFDGSHLYEHPDKRRGYHPDWKSLIFNYGRNEVKSFLISNAIYWLQNYHIDGLRVDAVASMLFLDYSREEGEWEPNIYGGNENLEAIEFLKELNLEVYKSFPDVQMIAEESTSFSGVSKPVFLGGLGFGMKWMMGWMNDTLLYFQKETVYRNYHHNDISFSLTYAFAENFLLPLSHDEVVHGKGSIIGRMPGDEWQQFANLRLLYCYMFTHPGTKLLFMGSEFGQHAEWDFNDQLDWYVLEYKFHYGVKQLVKELNALYKKEEALYKHQFDQQGFEWISYDDHENSVLSYIRKGEHEKDWVIVICNFTQVPRTDYRIGVPKKGSLTEIFNSDADRFAGSEMSCTTKVKIEKIGWQGRTHSASVELPPLAVRMFKIS; encoded by the coding sequence ATGGCAGACGTGCTTCCACATAGTTTATTTACTGATTTTGATATCGAATTATTTAAGGCAGGTAAGCATTATCGCCTTTTCGATAAATTTGGTTCTCATTTACTTACTAGAGATGGCCAGGAAGGAACTTATTTTTCGGTTTGGGCACCTAACGCCAAACAAGTTTCAGTTACCGGAGACTTTAATTATTGGAATGACCAAGAGCATCTATTAAAAGTACGATGGGATTCTTCGGGGATTTGGGAAGGGTTCATACCGGGAATACAACAAGGTGCTTTATACAAATATAAAATTCAGTCCCAGGAAGGAACTTATACTGAAAAAGCAGATCCTTATGCCCGTCGTTGTGAACACCCACCTAGTACCGCTTCTGTGGTTTGGAAAGATCATTATGAATGGAAGGATACTGATTGGCAACAAAATCGAGGTGAAAAAAATAGTCTAACTGCCCCCTTTTCAGTGTATGAAGTTCATTTACCTTCCTGGAGAAAAAAACCAGGAGAAAACCGCTCGTTATCTTACTACGAATTAGCAGACGAACTAGTAGCGTACCTCAAGGAAATGGAATTTACACACGTGGAGTTTATGCCGGTGATGGAATTTCCGTATGACCCTTCCTGGGGATACCAAATAACCGGATATTTTGCACCGACTTCCCGCTTAGGCTACCCGGAAGAACTTAAATACCTTATCGACCAATTGCATCAAAACGGTATCGGAATTATTTTGGACTGGGTACCCTCTCATTTTCCGGAAGACGCGCATGGACTTGGAAATTTTGACGGTTCGCATCTTTATGAACATCCGGACAAACGAAGAGGGTACCACCCGGACTGGAAAAGCCTTATCTTTAATTACGGACGTAATGAGGTAAAAAGTTTTTTAATTAGTAATGCGATTTATTGGTTACAGAATTATCATATTGACGGATTACGGGTAGATGCTGTTGCCTCGATGTTATTTTTAGATTATTCCCGTGAGGAAGGAGAATGGGAACCTAATATCTATGGCGGAAATGAAAACCTGGAAGCCATCGAGTTCTTAAAAGAATTAAATTTAGAAGTATATAAGAGTTTTCCTGATGTTCAAATGATTGCCGAAGAATCCACTTCTTTTTCCGGTGTTTCCAAACCGGTTTTTTTAGGGGGATTGGGGTTTGGCATGAAATGGATGATGGGGTGGATGAATGATACCTTGTTGTATTTTCAAAAAGAAACGGTATACCGTAATTATCACCATAATGATATCTCCTTTAGCTTGACCTATGCATTTGCTGAAAATTTTTTGCTACCCTTAAGCCATGATGAAGTGGTACATGGCAAAGGAAGTATTATCGGGCGTATGCCAGGAGATGAATGGCAACAATTCGCTAATCTGAGGCTGTTATATTGCTATATGTTTACCCATCCCGGAACTAAACTTCTGTTTATGGGATCAGAGTTTGGGCAACATGCAGAGTGGGATTTTAATGATCAACTGGATTGGTATGTTTTAGAATATAAATTTCACTATGGTGTAAAACAATTGGTTAAAGAGTTAAATGCTTTGTATAAAAAAGAAGAGGCTTTATATAAACATCAGTTTGATCAGCAGGGATTTGAATGGATTAGTTATGACGACCATGAAAATTCGGTACTTAGTTATATCCGAAAAGGAGAGCATGAAAAAGATTGGGTCATTGTAATTTGTAATTTTACCCAAGTTCCTCGAACTGATTATCGTATAGGAGTTCCCAAAAAAGGTTCTTTAACTGAAATTTTTAACAGCGACGCCGATCGTTTTGCCGGAAGCGAGATGTCTTGTACTACCAAGGTGAAAATTGAGAAAATCGGATGGCAAGGAAGAACTCACAGTGCATCCGTCGAACTACCGCCATTAGCGGTTCGGATGTTTAAGATTTCTTAA
- a CDS encoding glycoside hydrolase family 31 protein, translating to MILNTELEVKGNMFPGKVVSYSHLVDKINFASENGVLLQITILRGSVVRFRYATDNNFEQDFSYAISETAVKGYSLLEVEELEDSYQIVTKKLKILVTKVDMRVTIKDHNDKIILQDELGFHYEQSYEFGGNIVKMSKVAPQSECYYGLGDKPMHLNLKGKRVHNWATDQYAFGKDQDPLYKAVPFYIGLHDQKAYGVFFDNTFKSYFDFCQERRNVTSFWAHGGEMNYYFFYGPDMQEVITRYTDLTGKPELPPLWALGYHQCKWSYYPESRVKEVANKFRELQIPCDAIYLDIDYMDGFRCFTWDKEYFPDPKRMVKELADDGFKTIVIIDPGIKIDEDYWVYQEAIEKDYFCKRADGPYMRGKVWPGECFFPDYTNPEVREWWAGLFKELVDEIGVKGVWNDMNEPAVMDVPGKTFPNDVRHDYDGNACSHRKAHNIYGTQMARATYEGVKRFAYPLRPFVITRSAYSGAQRYTSSWTGDNIATWEHLYIANVQAQRMSMSGMSFTGSDIGGFAEQPTGELYARWIQLGVFHPFCRTHSSGDHGDQEPWTFGPEVVDVTRKYVSLRYELLPYLYTMFWEYATEGIPMLKSLVLYDQEDTQTNYRTDEFVFGNQILVCPIQEPNALGRRMFIPRGNWYNYWTHEYVEGGLEQWVDAPLDTIPLFVKEGAIIPKYPVQQYVGEKKIEELLLELYYKKGNKETSQVYEDEQDGYDYTKGRYSLRSFSFTGKEDEVIIQQHITGSYVTEYEKMRFKLIGVPFQLESVEIDNVTVNLSEVEYNLEQQTLLVPKDFNVLHLVGKK from the coding sequence ATGATATTAAATACGGAATTAGAAGTAAAAGGAAATATGTTTCCGGGGAAGGTAGTATCGTACTCTCACCTGGTTGATAAAATCAATTTTGCTTCGGAAAATGGGGTCTTATTACAAATTACCATTTTAAGGGGGAGTGTTGTTCGTTTTCGATATGCTACTGATAATAATTTTGAACAGGATTTCTCCTATGCGATCAGTGAAACTGCCGTAAAAGGATACAGTTTACTAGAAGTCGAAGAATTAGAAGATTCATATCAAATTGTTACTAAAAAATTAAAGATTTTAGTGACTAAAGTGGATATGAGGGTAACGATAAAAGATCATAATGATAAAATTATTCTTCAGGATGAATTAGGCTTTCACTATGAACAAAGTTATGAGTTCGGTGGAAATATCGTAAAGATGAGTAAAGTAGCTCCGCAGAGCGAATGTTACTATGGCCTGGGCGATAAGCCGATGCATTTAAACTTAAAAGGGAAGCGTGTACATAACTGGGCTACCGATCAATATGCTTTTGGCAAAGATCAGGACCCGTTGTACAAAGCAGTTCCTTTTTATATTGGATTGCATGATCAGAAAGCCTACGGAGTGTTTTTTGATAACACTTTTAAGTCCTATTTTGACTTCTGTCAGGAACGTCGTAATGTAACCAGTTTCTGGGCGCACGGAGGAGAAATGAATTATTATTTCTTTTATGGTCCGGATATGCAGGAAGTTATTACTCGCTATACCGATCTTACCGGAAAGCCTGAGTTACCACCACTATGGGCATTAGGTTACCATCAGTGTAAATGGAGTTATTATCCGGAAAGTCGAGTAAAAGAAGTTGCTAATAAATTCAGGGAATTACAAATTCCATGTGATGCCATCTACCTGGATATTGACTACATGGATGGTTTCCGTTGTTTTACCTGGGATAAAGAATATTTCCCTGATCCGAAACGAATGGTAAAAGAACTGGCAGATGATGGGTTTAAAACGATTGTAATTATAGATCCCGGAATTAAAATTGACGAAGATTATTGGGTTTATCAAGAAGCAATAGAAAAAGATTACTTCTGTAAACGTGCGGATGGTCCTTACATGCGCGGAAAAGTATGGCCGGGCGAATGTTTCTTTCCGGATTATACCAATCCGGAAGTCCGAGAATGGTGGGCAGGCCTTTTTAAAGAGTTAGTAGATGAAATAGGAGTAAAGGGCGTTTGGAATGATATGAACGAACCTGCGGTCATGGACGTACCTGGAAAAACCTTTCCTAACGATGTACGCCATGACTATGATGGTAATGCTTGTAGTCATCGCAAGGCACATAATATCTACGGAACCCAGATGGCACGGGCTACGTATGAAGGAGTTAAGCGCTTTGCTTATCCCTTACGACCCTTCGTTATTACAAGATCAGCCTACTCGGGAGCGCAACGTTATACCAGTTCCTGGACCGGGGATAATATTGCTACCTGGGAGCATTTATACATTGCAAATGTACAGGCGCAACGTATGAGCATGAGTGGGATGTCTTTTACCGGTAGTGATATCGGGGGATTTGCTGAGCAGCCTACGGGAGAACTTTATGCCCGATGGATTCAGCTAGGGGTATTTCATCCTTTTTGCAGAACCCATTCTTCCGGAGATCATGGTGATCAGGAACCCTGGACATTTGGCCCGGAAGTAGTAGACGTTACGCGTAAATACGTTTCACTACGTTACGAATTGTTACCTTATTTATATACCATGTTTTGGGAATATGCAACCGAAGGAATCCCCATGTTAAAATCTTTGGTTTTATACGATCAGGAAGATACGCAAACTAATTACCGTACGGATGAATTTGTCTTTGGAAACCAAATTTTAGTGTGTCCGATCCAGGAACCTAATGCATTGGGTCGAAGAATGTTTATTCCACGTGGTAACTGGTACAATTACTGGACACATGAATATGTAGAAGGTGGTTTAGAACAATGGGTAGACGCTCCGTTGGATACCATTCCTTTATTTGTAAAAGAAGGAGCTATTATTCCAAAATATCCGGTACAGCAATATGTGGGAGAAAAGAAAATCGAAGAACTGTTATTAGAATTATACTATAAAAAAGGTAATAAGGAAACTTCTCAGGTATATGAAGATGAACAGGACGGATATGATTATACAAAAGGCAGGTATAGCCTTCGTAGCTTTTCATTTACCGGAAAAGAAGATGAAGTTATCATTCAGCAACATATCACAGGTTCTTATGTTACCGAATATGAAAAAATGCGCTTTAAATTGATCGGTGTTCCCTTTCAATTAGAGTCGGTAGAAATTGATAACGTTACGGTAAACCTGTCTGAAGTAGAATACAATTTGGAACAACAAACTTTATTAGTACCTAAAGACTTTAATGTACTGCATTTGGTAGGAAAGAAGTGA
- a CDS encoding M48 family metallopeptidase, producing the protein MKITKILYLIVVLTIVNACATNPFTGKKTLAIVPNSQILPAAFQQYDQFLKENKVVTGTNEAELIKRVGQKISKASERWLNANGHPEYLEGYSWEYNLVKNEAVNAWCMPGGKIVFYTGIMPIAKTEAGIAAVMGHEVAHALANHGQQRMSAGQIQQLAAVGTSVAVSGKSQATQQLVGTAFGLGTQFGVMLPFSRSHETEADKIGLTLMAIAGYNPDEAANLWQRMKANSGGQAPPEFMSTHPSNDTRIANLTAWAPAAKIEAKKFGVTSFK; encoded by the coding sequence ATGAAAATCACCAAAATTTTATATTTAATAGTTGTTTTAACTATTGTAAATGCGTGTGCTACCAATCCTTTTACTGGAAAGAAGACGTTAGCTATTGTACCTAATTCTCAAATATTACCTGCTGCCTTTCAACAATATGATCAATTTTTAAAAGAAAACAAAGTGGTTACCGGCACAAATGAAGCAGAACTGATCAAAAGAGTGGGTCAAAAAATATCCAAAGCTTCCGAAAGATGGTTAAATGCAAACGGACATCCGGAATATTTAGAAGGATATTCATGGGAATATAACTTAGTTAAAAATGAGGCAGTGAACGCCTGGTGTATGCCCGGGGGTAAAATTGTATTTTATACTGGTATTATGCCCATTGCCAAAACAGAAGCCGGAATTGCAGCGGTTATGGGTCACGAAGTAGCTCATGCTCTTGCTAATCATGGTCAGCAACGGATGAGCGCAGGCCAAATACAACAACTAGCAGCTGTAGGAACTAGTGTGGCTGTAAGTGGTAAAAGTCAGGCGACACAACAGCTAGTAGGAACTGCTTTTGGGTTAGGAACCCAGTTTGGGGTAATGTTACCCTTTAGTCGTAGTCATGAAACCGAAGCAGATAAAATTGGATTAACCTTAATGGCTATTGCCGGATACAATCCGGACGAGGCGGCAAATCTATGGCAACGTATGAAAGCTAATAGCGGTGGACAAGCACCACCGGAATTTATGAGTACGCATCCTTCTAATGACACCCGGATCGCAAACTTAACCGCTTGGGCTCCTGCTGCAAAGATAGAAGCTAAAAAATTTGGTGTTACTAGCTTTAAGTAA
- a CDS encoding MFS transporter — MKVPLPKGDKKLLNAWAFYDWANSVYSLTIVSAVFPIFYGVLFEKGESVSILGTTIRSTPLITYATALGFIIVAVTSPFLSGIADHIGNKKNFMKFFNYLGAASCIGLFWFTKETIYTGLLFYILALVGFWGSIVFYNSYLPDIAFEEQQDAVSAKGYSLGYLGSVLLLALNLTMVLYYETFGFENAIISMRYSFLLVGVWWIGFSQYTYYYLPKGFKKEQEVTNSLWNGYKELQKVWKNLSTQTALKRYLGAFFVYSMAVQTVMLVATYFGEQEIDWGGDDQKTMGLIISILVIQLVAILGAVLTSKASAKFGNVKTLIGLNFIWAFVCLYAYFVTTSTQFYATAAVVGLVMGGIQALSRSTYAKFLPETQDTTSYFSFFDVAEKIGIVIGMAIFATVDVLTDSMRYAVLLLFLFFIIGIILLLRVLKIVPQQS, encoded by the coding sequence ATGAAAGTTCCATTACCTAAAGGTGATAAAAAACTATTAAACGCCTGGGCGTTCTACGATTGGGCCAACTCAGTATATAGTTTAACTATTGTATCGGCGGTTTTTCCTATTTTCTACGGAGTATTGTTTGAAAAAGGAGAAAGCGTTTCTATCTTGGGAACCACGATTAGAAGTACCCCTTTGATCACCTATGCTACTGCCCTTGGCTTTATTATAGTAGCTGTGACTTCCCCATTTTTATCCGGAATTGCCGATCATATCGGGAATAAGAAAAACTTTATGAAGTTTTTTAACTACCTGGGAGCAGCATCCTGTATCGGATTGTTTTGGTTTACTAAAGAAACTATTTATACAGGTTTACTTTTCTATATACTGGCACTAGTAGGTTTTTGGGGAAGTATTGTCTTTTACAATTCCTATTTACCAGATATAGCTTTTGAAGAACAACAAGATGCAGTAAGTGCTAAAGGGTATTCACTTGGATATCTAGGTAGCGTATTGCTATTAGCTTTAAATCTGACCATGGTATTGTATTACGAAACTTTTGGATTTGAAAATGCTATTATCAGTATGCGTTATTCATTTTTATTAGTGGGAGTTTGGTGGATTGGTTTTAGTCAGTATACATACTACTATTTACCTAAAGGTTTCAAGAAAGAGCAAGAGGTGACCAATTCATTATGGAACGGGTATAAAGAACTACAAAAAGTTTGGAAAAACCTGTCTACTCAAACTGCATTAAAGAGATACTTAGGTGCATTTTTTGTCTATAGCATGGCTGTACAAACCGTAATGTTAGTAGCTACCTACTTCGGCGAACAAGAAATAGACTGGGGAGGGGATGATCAAAAAACCATGGGACTTATTATCAGTATCCTGGTCATACAATTAGTAGCTATTCTAGGAGCTGTTCTCACCTCAAAAGCTTCGGCAAAATTCGGAAATGTAAAGACATTAATTGGGTTAAACTTTATTTGGGCTTTTGTTTGTCTATATGCCTATTTTGTAACAACCTCAACACAGTTTTATGCTACTGCAGCTGTAGTCGGATTGGTGATGGGGGGTATACAAGCTTTATCCAGATCGACTTATGCTAAATTTCTTCCGGAAACTCAGGATACCACTTCTTATTTTAGTTTTTTCGATGTAGCTGAAAAGATAGGAATTGTCATTGGTATGGCAATCTTTGCAACAGTTGACGTACTTACAGATAGTATGCGCTATGCTGTGCTTCTCTTATTTTTATTTTTTATTATTGGGATCATTCTACTATTACGTGTATTAAAAATAGTTCCTCAACAATCATAA
- a CDS encoding lipocalin family protein yields the protein MKTCKYIVVLISFILLGSCSATTRTINGVQRSLKGQWSLDKITYSRSGIFDVILYDDASAECLTGSVWTFIPNNNTGFYSVNQSSCVSTGDRRFRFNIPESDANGNFSFLFKPIDAKKKSTNGNRGYRMGLPLLDENQMTWTQTISMEGAPFVITMNFNRLQQ from the coding sequence ATGAAAACCTGTAAATATATAGTTGTTTTAATAAGTTTTATCCTCTTAGGATCTTGCTCTGCTACCACAAGAACTATTAATGGTGTACAAAGGTCGCTTAAAGGTCAATGGTCTTTAGATAAAATCACCTACAGCAGATCAGGTATTTTTGATGTTATTCTATATGATGACGCTTCAGCAGAATGTTTGACCGGAAGTGTATGGACTTTTATACCGAACAATAATACCGGTTTTTATTCCGTAAACCAAAGTAGCTGTGTTTCCACCGGTGATCGTAGATTTCGTTTTAACATTCCCGAATCAGACGCAAACGGCAATTTTAGTTTTTTATTTAAACCCATTGATGCTAAAAAGAAAAGTACTAATGGTAATAGAGGATACCGGATGGGACTTCCTTTGTTAGACGAAAACCAAATGACCTGGACACAAACCATTTCTATGGAGGGAGCACCTTTTGTAATTACCATGAATTTTAATAGACTTCAACAATAA
- a CDS encoding OmpA family protein: MKSITNKLAVGFISLSMLVSCDAVQNANKTQKGAVIGTTAGAVLGGVIGNNVGKRNSALGAVIGGVVGGVAGGVIGKKMDKQAQKIEEELPGAEVTRVGEGIDIVLDENSGVRFATNKSDINGQSQENLNKLINIFKEYPDTNIVIEGHTDSSGDDAYNLALSEKRAKSVTSYLTSNGISGSRITTYWHGETLPKYDNTTAEGRAKNRRVEIGVVANEKMIQDAKQGVD; the protein is encoded by the coding sequence ATGAAATCAATAACAAATAAATTAGCAGTAGGCTTTATCTCTTTATCCATGTTGGTAAGTTGTGATGCGGTACAGAATGCAAATAAAACACAAAAAGGAGCCGTTATTGGTACCACGGCCGGCGCTGTATTGGGTGGTGTTATCGGTAATAATGTAGGAAAACGAAATTCTGCCTTAGGAGCAGTAATCGGTGGTGTAGTAGGAGGTGTTGCCGGTGGTGTGATCGGTAAAAAAATGGACAAGCAAGCTCAAAAGATAGAGGAAGAATTACCAGGGGCGGAAGTAACTCGAGTAGGTGAAGGAATCGATATAGTTTTAGACGAAAATAGCGGAGTACGCTTTGCTACAAATAAAAGTGATATTAACGGGCAATCTCAGGAAAACTTGAATAAACTTATCAATATTTTTAAAGAATATCCGGATACAAATATTGTTATTGAAGGACATACGGATAGTTCAGGCGATGATGCTTACAATTTAGCTTTATCTGAAAAGAGGGCAAAATCCGTAACGAGTTATTTAACAAGTAACGGAATCTCAGGTAGTCGAATTACCACCTACTGGCACGGAGAAACCTTACCAAAATATGACAATACTACGGCAGAAGGAAGAGCTAAAAACCGTCGTGTTGAAATTGGTGTAGTTGCTAATGAAAAGATGATCCAAGATGCAAAACAAGGAGTAGACTAG